The Glycine soja cultivar W05 chromosome 4, ASM419377v2, whole genome shotgun sequence genomic sequence aataaaaattgtttattattttaaaacttatgttataaaaatattttgttttcaagaaatttaaacaaaaattaaaaaaagatagagGTTATTTTTCTCCTATTTCATCTCAATTTTGGGGGAAAGTATTGTCTTGTGAGACTCACACAAACATATTCTCATCTTCCATATTTTTGTGCTATTCGATTCTAGTGCGACCCATTCATTTATACCTTATTCGTGTGTAGAGAAACTTAAGCTTTATGtgtcttctttaaataaagatatGGTGGTAGAGACCCCAACTAGTGGTTCTATGTTAGCTTCTAATGTGCGTTTGAATTGTCCCGTGGAAATTTCTAGTAAAACATTCTTGATTGATCTaatttgtttgcctttgagccaaattgatgttattctaGGTATGGATTGGTTATCTTCTAACCATGTCTTGTTAAACTGTTTTGATAAAACTTTGGTGTTTGATGATTTTGGAGTAAGTAAGGATAAGATGTTTATCTCTACCAACCAAGTTGTgacatctttaaaagaagatgcTCAAGTGTACATGACCCTGTCTAACCTGGAAGTAGAGACAAAGGTTTCCATGGGCGACCTCCCTGTTGTCAGAGAGTTTCCTAAAGTGTTCCCTAAGGATATATCTGGtttaccacctgagagagagatagagttttcCATAGACCTAGTACCTGGTATTGGACCCATATCCATAGTCccttataggatgtctcctATAGAGTTAGCAGAGCTTAAGAAGttagaggagttgttggataagtAGTTCTGAGACCTAATGCGTCTCCATGGGGAGCACCAATGCtgttagtgaagaagaaagatgggaccatgaggttgtgtgtagactaccggcagttGAATAAGGTGACGATTTTACCATTTGCCTAGGATAGACGACCTTATGGACTATCTTGTAGGAGCTTGAGTGTTTAGCAAGATAGATCTTAGGTCAGGTTACCATCAGATATGAGTGAAGTCTGAGGATATTCCGAAGACTGCTTTTAGGATCCGTTATAGTCAC encodes the following:
- the LOC114410822 gene encoding uncharacterized protein LOC114410822, with the protein product MVVETPTSGSMLASNVRLNCPVEISSKTFLIDLICLPLSQIDVILGMDWLSSNHVLLNCFDKTLVFDDFGVSKDKMFISTNQVVTSLKEDAQVYMTLSNLEVETKVSMGDLPVVREFPKVFPKDISGLPPEREIEFSIDLVPGIGPISIVPYRMSPIELAELKKLEELLDK